From Scomber japonicus isolate fScoJap1 chromosome 22, fScoJap1.pri, whole genome shotgun sequence, one genomic window encodes:
- the LOC128383527 gene encoding zinc finger BED domain-containing protein 5-like, with the protein MDRFLVRTNKATDPPPAVKKLRRYDESYLQFGFTVTADLRPQCVVCAEVLANDSMKPCKLKRHLETKHAAIKDKPADYFKRKLDGLHQQQASISVHSTVSKQCLEASYVVAKRIAKLGKPHTIAETLVLPAVQDMCRIMLGDSAAAKLGAVPLSNDTVARRISDMSNDIREQLVQFINQSPYYALQLDESTDVAGQAQLLAYVRYLRDKAIEEDVLFCRPLKSHTTGEAVFDVINGFVRENGLAWD; encoded by the coding sequence ATGGATAGGTTTCTAGTGAGGACCAACAAGGCAACAGACCCACCGCCAGCTGTAAAAAAGCTTCGAAGGTATGATGAATCCTACCTGCAATTTGGTTTTACGGTCACGGCTGATCTGAGACCTCAGTGTGTCGTGTGTGCTGAGGTGCTGGCAAACGACAGCATGAAGCCCTGCAAGCTTAAAAGACACCTCGAAACGAAACATGCTGCCATTAAAGACAAGCCGGCAGACTATTTTAAACGAAAGCTTGATGGCCTCCATCAGCAACAGGCATCCATTTCAGTCCACAGCACTGTGTCGAAACAGTGTTTGGAGGCATCGTATGTAGTGGCCAAAAGAATCGCTAAACTGGGTAAACCGCATACAATTGCCGAGACTCTGGTTTTGCCGGCCGTGCAGGATATGTGCAGAATAATGTTAGGAGATAGTGCAGCAGCCAAACTTGGGGCAGTCCCACTCTCCAATGATACAGTCGCAAGGAGAATATCAGACATGTCAAACGACATCAGAGAGCAACTTGTACAGTTTATCAATCAGAGTCCTTACTATGCGCTGCAGCTGGACGAATCAACTGATGTCGCTGGACAGGCACAGCTCCTCGCATATGTCCGATATCTGCGCGACAAGGCCATTGAGGAAGATGTTCTGTTTTGTCGGCCTCTTAAATCGCACACCACAGGAGAAGCTGTATTTGATGTCATTAATGGGTTTGTGCGTGAAAATGGTCTGGCTTGGGACTGA